The following coding sequences are from one Prochlorococcus sp. MIT 1314 window:
- the msrA gene encoding peptide-methionine (S)-S-oxide reductase MsrA, translating to MFEFLKNIMNNEAKTLDNEINSVHRILKTDIKLEPNPNEDEIIFGCGCFWGAEKCFWKLPGVVTTSVGYAGGDKSNPSYYEVCSGLTGHSEVVRVIWDKSEIDISDLLKMFWECHDPTQKNRQGNDMGTQYRSAIYYKNEDNKKIIYASKEQYQKELNKFNLGLIETEIKLIDKYFYAENYHQQYLASPGARQYCSASPTKVKLKSFPGSNYKLKDYIWENFDWDVNKCVLRSDNNPIKNNF from the coding sequence ATGTTTGAATTTCTAAAAAACATTATGAATAATGAAGCTAAAACTTTAGATAATGAAATTAATTCAGTTCATAGAATATTAAAAACAGATATTAAATTAGAACCTAATCCTAATGAAGATGAAATAATTTTTGGGTGTGGTTGTTTCTGGGGAGCGGAAAAATGTTTTTGGAAACTTCCAGGAGTTGTTACAACTTCAGTTGGATATGCTGGTGGGGATAAAAGCAACCCTAGTTATTACGAAGTATGTTCCGGTTTAACTGGTCATTCAGAAGTCGTACGAGTTATCTGGGATAAAAGTGAAATAGATATAAGTGATTTATTAAAAATGTTTTGGGAATGCCATGACCCTACACAAAAAAACAGACAAGGTAATGATATGGGGACTCAATATAGATCAGCAATTTATTATAAAAATGAAGATAATAAAAAAATAATTTACGCCAGTAAAGAACAATATCAAAAAGAACTAAATAAATTTAATCTAGGTTTAATTGAAACAGAAATAAAATTGATTGATAAATATTTTTATGCAGAAAACTACCATCAACAATATCTTGCATCCCCAGGTGCTAGACAATATTGTTCTGCTTCTCCTACAAAAGTTAAGTTAAAAAGTTTTCCTGGAAGTAATTACAAATTAAAAGACTATATTTGGGAAAATTTTGATTGGGATGTTAACAAATGTGTATTGAGATCTGATAACAATCCTATAAAGAATAACTTTTAA
- a CDS encoding undecaprenyl-diphosphate phosphatase: MEYLEFILYGIIQGLTEFIPVSSTAHLKIISNLLGINDPGPSTSAIIQFGSVLAMIWYFRNDFFKLRSKYSKKFFDDFLHERLFISILIGTIPIVFLGSCIKIFVPYFSENFLLSHLSIALVSILMAFFMFIADGSKKGSINLRNHRYTDSFLIGFSQAFAIFPGFSRSGVTISTALLSGWERSDAAKFSFLLGIPAISIASFVEFINSFNEFYSLSFLPLIIGLISTFLSSLLAIDFLLKYFCANGLKLFIIYRIVFAILILLNL, encoded by the coding sequence TTGGAATATTTAGAATTTATTTTATATGGCATAATTCAAGGTTTAACAGAGTTTATTCCAGTAAGTAGTACAGCTCATTTGAAAATCATATCTAATCTCTTGGGAATTAATGATCCAGGACCCTCTACTTCTGCGATTATTCAATTTGGAAGTGTTTTGGCTATGATTTGGTATTTTAGGAATGATTTTTTTAAATTAAGAAGTAAGTATTCAAAAAAGTTTTTTGATGATTTCTTACATGAAAGATTATTTATATCAATCTTGATTGGAACTATCCCAATTGTTTTTCTTGGTTCTTGTATAAAGATATTTGTACCTTATTTTTCTGAAAATTTTCTACTTTCGCATTTATCAATAGCTTTGGTTTCCATCCTAATGGCTTTTTTTATGTTCATAGCAGATGGTTCGAAGAAAGGATCTATAAATTTAAGGAATCATAGATACACTGATAGTTTTTTGATAGGTTTTTCTCAAGCATTTGCTATATTTCCAGGTTTCTCAAGGTCTGGTGTTACTATTTCTACCGCTCTTTTATCTGGATGGGAGAGAAGCGATGCTGCTAAATTCTCTTTTCTTTTAGGCATACCAGCCATCTCTATTGCCTCATTTGTTGAATTCATTAATTCTTTCAATGAATTTTATTCGTTAAGTTTTTTACCTTTAATTATTGGTCTCATTTCGACATTTTTATCTTCATTATTAGCAATCGATTTTTTATTAAAGTATTTTTGTGCAAATGGTTTGAAATTATTTATAATCTATCGAATTGTTTTTGCTATCTTGATTCTTCTAAATTTATGA